The Leptospira paudalimensis region CGACCTCTATATCTTAGCAGGAAACCTCTTAGTCAAATCTGTTAAATTAAAAGCGAATCAAAATTTATCCATCTCATCTCCAACCATGGTGGCGGGGGTAAGAGGAACTATCTTTTCATTTGAATTGGAAAAAGGTTCTGTTCCAAAAGTCAAAGTATACGAAGGGGCAGTTGCCGTTGCTTTTAAGACAGGTCCAAAACTAGTGGAACTGAATGATGGACTATCCAAAGAAAACTATGACCAATTGGTGAAAACCTTAGAAGAAAATGAAATTGTTTTAGAATCAGGTGAAACCATGGAAGTGAATCCTTCCTTAAATGAAATGGTTTATATCATCAACGCAAAAATGGCAGCCTCTTCTATCACAAAAGATGAGTTAGCTGGATTGACAGATTTATATAAAGGAATCTCAAAAGTCGAAAGTCCAGTGACTCCAAAAGAAAAAGCGGAAGCAGAGACCCTTGTTGCGATTGATAATTCACTTGTGCAAAAACAAGTGGAAAACAAAGCAGAAAACCAAGCCGTTACCCAAGAAATTGTGGAAAACATTGAAAAAGAACATGAGAGCAAACGTAACGAAGCGTTGACTAACATCACGACAGAAGCAGAGAAAATGGGCCTTCAAAACGAAGAAGACATCCAAAATCATTACAGTGTCTTAGAAACGATCCATAAATCAAATGGTGAAGTTTTATCGGGTGCAGTGGTGGCTCAGTTAGGTGATATTTTTATCGTGCATTCCACCAAAGGAGTTTTCCAACTAAAAGTGGATGATATTGAATACGTAGAATATAAAAATTTCAAAGTGCTAACAAAAACCAAAAAATAATCCCACAATCAAAGTCATGATTCCTCTGAAAAGAGGGTCGTGCATTATGTATCTTACCTCTTTCAATTGGAAAACGCTGTTTATTTAGGCAGGAAATTTCCAAATCAATTACGCGAAACAATTTACAAAAATTTCCAAACACATAAGATCGATCCCTATGAGTATACGCCAGAGGGTTTCTCTTTTCATTGCTGGAATTTTATTTGTGGGATTTACGATCCTGACGTCGTTTCAGATCTACAGAACAATCACTGACCTTCGTTTAGAAATCCAAGAAAATGCAAAAATCACATCCGAAAAATGGTCCTTTCAAATCCAAGAACATTTGAATGCGATGATGGGAGTCATTCGTGGTTATCGATTTGCATTGTTTTATGCTTCACCTCCTAGGGAATCAATGGTGAGTAGCCTTCGTGAAATTTTAGAAAGGAATGATAATATTTTTGGAATTTGGCTTTGTTACGAACCGAATGCCTATGAAGGACGGGATGCGGCCTTTGTTTTGAAACCTGGTCATGATAAAACGGGTAGATTCATTCCTTATCTCCACCACACTCCCGATGGAAAAATTAACTTTGAACCTCTTGTTGATTATGATAATCCAAATGGTGCAGGTGATTTTTATCTTCAGGTAAAAAAGACAAATAAAGCAAAAGTTTTTGGTCCCTATGAATACCTTGCTGGAGGGAAAAAAATCCAAATGATTTCTTTGGTTGTGCCCATTTATCCTAAGGGAAAATTTTTAGGTGCAGCAGGAATTGATTTAGATATTGGAACTCTGCAGGAAAAAATTGGAGACAACCGACCTTTTCGTGGTCAGGGATATATTTCCTTCATTTCGGATAACGGAACATATGTGATGTATGGGCAAGACAAAGAGAAACTTGGGAAAAAGATCCAGAATCCGGAACATCTGAAAATTTATTTAGAAAAATTGAAATTAGGAGAAATGTTTACCATCCAACATGATGGATACACAGATTATTTTACTCCATTTCACATTGGAAAAGATCCACAATTTTGGGCATTACAGGTGAGTATTCCTGATTCAATTCTCACCGAACAAGTAACAAAAGTGATCATTAGTTCTGTGGCAATCTCTTTACTCATACTTTTTGTTGTATTGTTTTTCTTAAATTTTGTGTTTAAAAATTTGATCAGTAACCGCTTAAACAAAGCAATTCAATTTTCCTCACAAATTGCAAGTGGTAATCTATCAACATCTGCGGACGAAATCAATACTGATGAAATAGGTAGTTTGTTAGATTCAATGAATCAGATGAGAAATAGTTTGGTATCAATCATTGGAGATATTAAACAAACAGTCGAAAAATTGGGTAACCAATCAAAACAAATGGCTTCAACTTCTCAAAATTTATCAGATATTTCTCAAACTCAGGCAAGTGCAGCAGAGGAATCTTCAGCTGCAGTAGAAGAATTGTCTGCTTCTGCTGATAATGTTGGTAAATCAATGGAAGAAGCCGTACTTAAGATGAAAGAAATTGATAAGTCCGTTTTAACACTTCGGGAAGAAGTACAAAACATCAATAAAGAGATGGAATACTTAGCTAAGTTTGCATCGGAATCAAGAGAACACGCAGTGGTTGGTGAAACCGCGATGAACGATTCTACAAAAGCTATGGAAGATATTGGCGAAAAAGCAGAACGAATCAGTGAAGTATTGGATATCATTACAGAAATTTCAGAGAAAACTAATTTATTAGCACTCAATGCAGCCATAGAAGCGGCTAGGGCAGGGGATGCGGGGCGAGGATTTGCTGTGGTAGCAGAAGAAATTGGGAAACTTGCATTACAAACTGGAACATCCGTGAAAGAAATTGGCGATTTAGTCATTTCTACGAATTCAGCAGTAGAAAATGGCAATCAAAAAGTAACAGAAGCAGCACAAGTTTTAAATCTATTGAATAACCGAGTAAAAGAATTTGAAACATCCGCAAAACGAGTGTTAAATTCTGTTCTTTTGCAGGAAAATAATGCAAAAGACATTGCACAAAATTCAAATTTACTGACAAACTTAAATTTACAAATTGAAGAAGCAGTGTTTGAGCAAAAACGGGCAACAGAAGAAATTTCTAAAACGATTATTAGTATTTCCAATGGGACTCAGGATGTTGCCTCAGGCTCTGACCAACTAACCATTGTTTCGGCTGAGATTGCCTCACAAGCTTCTTACCTATCCACTCAGGTAGAGAAATTCAAATTGAAGTAAAAAAAAAGCCCACATTAAGTGGGCTTTTTTAGAAAAATCTCTTTTAAGATTTAAAATCTATTTTGAGAAAAATCTTTTTTCAACTTCGTCTGGAAGTTTTTGTCCTGTGAGTTTTGCTCTTTGTACTAGTTCCCAGAAATAACGGTAAGTTGCTCGGTCATGAAGATCACCATCATGTTGGATTGGTCCCCAATCAGCATCTTGTGCTTTGATCAGAATATCACAAGCAGTTTGAGTTTCCGCAAAGTTAGGTGCCATAGCATCTAAAATCGATTGGATTTGTGCTGGATAAATTGACCACATACGTAAGAAACCAAATTCATCATGTGCCCGTTTTGCATCTTGGTAAGTTTGGTAAGTGTTTTTTAAATCTAAAGTTACGTTGTGTGCAGGGATCACTCCATTCATAAGAGCAGCTGCAACCATAGTTGATTTCGCACGTCTTAACAATTCATGATCAAACTGACCTGGTGACTTCATACATGAAGCAGGAATCGCACCATGGTGACCAGAGATAAAATCCATAAGTCCAAAATCTAAAACTTGTAACCATGGAAGGCTTGCGATTTCAAATACATCATTCAATGCACCGTGAGTTTCGATTAATACGTGAATTGGAATTTCTCTTTTGATCCCAGCTTTTTTGCAAGCATCTTGGATGTAAGTGATTTGTTCTTTCACTTGGCTTGCTTTTGTTGGTTTTGGAATTGTGATATAAGCGATTACGTTTCCCGCACCTGGAACGATGATATCAATATCACCTCTCCAATGTTCGTTGGTATAGTCATGAATTCGAACTCCACTCATTTTATGTTTGTTGAGTTCAGAGTTTTGAATGCGAACAATCATTTCTGCGTGTTCTTTTTCTTTCCCTGTTTGAGCACCGTCTTCACAGTCCATCGTGATGTCGAAAAGTCCGCCAAGTTTGTTTTGTAACTCGAGAGCCTTTGTGATGAGTTTTTCAGATCCAGCGAAGTGTTCACAAGCAGGGATGATAGGGAAAGGTTTTTCTCCTGCAAAGAGAGCTGATTGCGGGTGAGTCAGTGCCATTTAGTATACCTTTTTCGGATTTTTTTACCAAGTTTTGTGAATTTTGCCTGTCGTCCAGGATTTAATGGCAAAATCCGAACTGCACTAAGTCCCAAGAAACCCTTCTAGTAATATTACATGGGAAGTAATTCTTTCTCCATTCAGAACTTTCTGGGCGAACCCTTTTTGCCAAAGGGCCGGGCCAGTCCGGGCTCCGCCTTTCGGCTCCGGTCGAAAATCGACTTCCCCTTCCTGTCCCTTTCGCAATTCTGGAAATTGATTTGGATCCAAACGATATTTACACTCCTCCTGGTGGACCACCACCTACCAATCCCAACGTGAAACATCTTTTCGAAAAATGGGGAGAAACAAATATCCGCAAGTTAGTTTCCGATTTTTATGATCTGATCCGTACTTCAGAGATCCGTTGGATGTTCAAGGGAGATTGGGATTTGGCAAAAGAGAAACAGTCTGATTTTTTGATTCAGGTGTTAGGTGGTCCAAGTTATTATATAGAAAAATGGGGTCCTGCAAGGATGAGGATGCGTCATTTTGTATTTCCCATCTCAGAAAAAGAAAGGACAACTTGGTTTCAATGTTATGATGAGGCCTTACAAAAATTTGATTTCGATCATGATGACAAAATCGACTTTCTTTATTTTCTCGATGGATTCAGTGGTTGGATGGTAAACAGAAAAGAACCACCGTGGGAAAAGTATACCGAATCAGACACCCAAGATAAGGGAAATAATTAACATTTTAACATTCCCTAAAAATTCATACTGAATGTAAATTCCAAGTCTCGATAGATTTCTAGCGTAGATATTGATATGTATTTGGCTGTTTGATTTAGTTATGATTTTCTAGTAGTTTTAAGATGATTGCTTTTTGTGCATCGAGTCTATTTTCAGCCTGAGTGAAAATAATCGAACGATCACTTTCCACCATTTCTCTCGTAATTTCATAACCTGCATGAATGGGCATGTCGTGCATCACTTTGGCCTTTGTGTGTTTCATAAGTTCCGCATTCACTTGATAAGGCATCATCATTTGAATCCGTTCTTCTTTTTCTTTTTGAAACTTTGGATCATTGAAAAATTCCATATCGACCCAAGTATCTGTGTAAACATAATCAGCATTCGATACTGCTTTTTTTACATCCATTTCCCAAGAAACAGTGCCTTTTTTCTTTGCTCTTTCAATTGCATCCGTAACAATCGATTCTTTGGACGCAATGGGTGTAACTAGAATCAAATGAATGCCTAATGCGGCGGTAATCTCAACAAGTGAATTGGCTACATTATTATGAACTCCGATATAACATAAGTTTTTCTTTTTCCAGTCATTGGGGGAGTCCATTACAATTGTTAGAATATCCGCTAAGGATTGACAGGGATGAAATAAATTACAACAGCCATTGATAACAGGAACAGTAGATCCCGATTTCAACACCAACAAATCTTCGTGTTTTTTTAAACGTGCCATAATGATGGCAACATTACTCGAAAGATACCTTCCCTCAAAATCAATGTCAGAAAGTAAAAAATTGGATGCCATCCAATCTAAGAATATTGCGTGACCACCAAGTTCAGTCATTCCAGCTTCGAAAGATACTCTTGTTCTCGTGGAAGTTTTTTGGAACAACATTGCAAGAGAACGTCCAGACATATGACCTGAAAAATACACCCGATTTTTCTTTACATACACTGCAAAGTCTAGGAGTTCCTGGATTTCTCCATCAGACCAATCTTGCCAGGATATCAAATGTTTCACTTGGGACATAGCTACCTTACAAGTATCGGATTGTATAGTTCCTAAATCGAGAGGAAAGTCTTCTGATTGGAACGAAGAATTCGTTTTTTTATGCTGCCGATTCCGCCATTGATCTTGCGATGATAAAATTCGGTAAAATTAGCTCTTCTGCAAATTTGATCCCAAATTGGATTCCGTTTTCAGTTTCTTTCATCCAAGCGATTTTTCCTCTGAATGAAATTCTAGACCTTGTTAAATCACTTTCAATGACCCCAGTTACTTGATCCTTTTCTTTTACTCCAATTTCGTGTTGGATCCAACTGCTCACTCCAAGCTCAGAGATGTTCCCAATTTTTGTGACCAAAAACTCTGGTTTTTCATTGATAGAAAATAATTTTAAGACTAGGTCATCCCATTCGATCGATGGTATTCTTTCTGTTCTTCTAGTATTTAACATAATAAGCCCCCTAACGATTGTACAAACATTGGATGCAAAAATCGTGCCAATGAGCTTGGATTAGCATTCATTGCTGTTTTCATCGATAAAGCACGACTATGCCATGCATTTGCCTTCGAATGCCGATTCCATTAGCATCCCCAAAGGAACAAAAGAGGAAAAATGCCTTCATTTTACCAAGTTTTAACAAGGAAAGGTGGACTTCCTCCTTTCCTTTTCAATACAAGGAGGATAAATCTCACTTGCCCATATAATTGATTTCTCGGTATATAGCCGATAGAGGAAAGATATGCTTAAACAAATACTTACACCTTTTCTAATGACTGCTGTACTCTTTTCTTTGGTCTTTTGTGGCCCTTCAGAAGAGACAAAAGAAATCCAAGGAAAGGCGAAACAAATCATTGGTGCTTTACCCGAAAAAATGCCAGGGTCTGAAAATGATTCTGAAAAACTCATTTCACTCGGTAAAAAACTCTATTTTGAGAAAAAACTTTCAATGAATGAATCTCAGTCCTGTAATTCCTGTCACAATATTGAAGGAAAATCCGCAGGTGTAGACAATCTTCCCACTTCTCCTGGTGCATTCGGCAAAAATGGCGATCGTAATTCACCAACAGTGTTAAACGCTGGATTTCACTTTGTCCAATTTTGGGATGGAAGAGCGGCTGACTTAAAAGCACAAGCCAAAGGTCCTATTTTGAATCCAGTGGAAATGGCGATGCCATCCGAAAAAGACGTAATAAAACGAATCAATGAAGATGCTGAATACCCAAAGTTATTTGCGGAAGCATTTCCTAATGATAAAGATCCAGTTTCTTATGATAATCTTGCAGGAGCAATTGCTGCTTTTGAAAGGACACTCGTAACTCCTTCTAGATTTGATGACTTTGTAAAAGGGGATTTTAAAGCAATTAGCAAAGCGGAACAAGAAGGGTTTAAGAGTTTTCTTGCTGCTGGTTGTACATCTTGCCACTCTGGAAATTTACTCGGAGGGAATTCTTACAGAAAAGTCGGTTTAGTAAATGAATACAAAACTGAAGATTTGGGACGATTTAATGTTACCAAAAAACCCGAAGATAAGTTTGTTTTTAAAGTTCCAAGTTTAAGAAATATCACTCTAACTGGACCTTATTTTCATGATGGAAAAATTGCTACGATTGAAGAAGCTGTTCAAAAAATGGCTTACCACCAATTAGGAATCAATCTTTCCGAAGAAGAAACAAAAAAGATCGTATTGTTTTTAGGAACTTTGGCAGACAAGAATCGCGCCAATTAGTCATTTTTCTGAAAATGGTCCCGGATCCCCGAAAGTAATTCGAAGGATCTTAGGGTCCATTTTTCCAGAGCTCGGTAACGAAGCGCCATTGGGATTGGTTTTAAATAGTTTTTAAAATCCTTGGAACCAAGTGTACGTAATACAGACACCATTTGGCAGGCAATCACTCGCAATGTTGGATCGAATTCGGCAAAACCAAATTCCAATTGTAAAGCATCAGTGATTCGCTTTTCATAATTTTCCCATAACTGAAGGTATCTTTGTTCCAAGGCAGGGTCATCCATCCAAGGATGAAATCCAGGCAAAGATTCAATGATTTGGTCCGGGTCGATGGACTGTATGAGAGACCAAATAAATTCCTGGAATGCATCAAAAACAGACTGATTTTCCTTTCGAGACAAAAGGCTAAGGATGAGTTGGTCACAGAATTGAATTTCGTCTCGAAAGGCTAATTCTTCCTTTGCACCAAAGTAATTAAAAATTGTTTTCACCGAGACATCGGCTTCATCTGCAATTTCAGGTACAGTAACCTGTGAGAATCCTTTTTTTTGGAACAATTGTTTCGCAACCAAAAGGATCATTTCTTCGGTATTTTGCTTTTTACGAATTCGCAGAGGCAATCGGTTCAACATCTTCTTTTCCATAGTTACTGGTCTGCCCCCTTTGGTTCTAAAAAACCTTCATTACCGAAGGAATTAAAGAAAACTGCCGTCATGTCTGGTCGAAAATTCGAAAATAGAATTCAAATCCATTCGGTTTTACTCTAATTTTTGTTGGAAATATAATCTAGTGACTGTAAATTTATTGTATGCATATAATTACAGTCAATGAAATTTTACATTGACTGTAAAAATACTTCGTATGTAAAACTTAGGAATTTAAAATTGGATAATCTCCAATGGTTTACAAAATGGTTTCGTGTTAGGGAAGGGAGTCTCTGAATCGGTAAGGGAAGTGGGTCCCTTACCCTTAAATAAGTCGAGAATTGGGGATTGATATGGTTATTCCAATAATTCCTTTCTCAGTTGTGAAATTCTACATAGGCTTGAGCGATAAAATTTTGTATTCAGCACGATATAGGGAATATAATTAGAATATGTCCCATACTTATCGTGATCAATTATTTTCATGGATGAAGTCCTATGTGTATCGATTTTCTGAAACACCCTTTCGCCTCGCCAGTGGATTAGAATCTCAACATTATTTTAATTGTAAAGAGGTAACCCTCCATCCTGAACGATTAGCAATCATAGCAGACTGTTTCATTGATGAAATTATTCCAAAACTAAATGTTGAATTCCAAGCAATTGGAGGCTTAACTCTTGGTGCAGATCCCATAGCATATGCGATTTCTTTGGCTTATGGAAAGAGGGGCAAAACGATTTTTCCACTTGTTGTAAGAAAAGAGTCCAAAGGACATGGAACAGGACAACAAATTGAAGGATTTTGGAAGGAAGTGAAATCTTGTTTGGTTGTTGATGATGTGATCACAACTGGTGGTTCCACATTAAAAGCTGTTAAAGTTTTGAGGGATGCGGGGATAACCGTCACAAATGGAATTTGTATTCTCGATCGAGAGGAAGGTGGAAGGGAAAATTTGGAGAAAGAAAATGTCTCCATGGCTTCCATTTTTACAAAGAGTGAGTTTTTCAAATGAGTGAAAAAAAGACATTTATATATGATGTAACCTATTTTCGGAAAAAATTACTGACCCGTACTTGGACTATCGTTGTATTATTTCTGCTTTTTGTTACTTATAATAGTCTGCAAATTCCAGTTGAGGGACGTGTTCAGTTTTTCACTTTATTTGTTCCACTTCTGGCTCTTTTCTTTTGGTTTCTTCGTAGGAATTATTTGAAACAAATAGAAATTCTTTCGAGTGGAAAAGTGGAGTTAGACGGTGGATTACTCAAACAATTTGATTCAAATGGCAATTGTGCATCAATTCGAATCAAAGATTTAGAAAAAATCACATTAGATAAGTTCCGTGGATATGATCGTGTTATTTTGGAAACGAAGGAAAAAATCCATCCAATTGTAAATATTAAAAATCGAGAGGAATTGATTTCGATTTTAGAAAAGATTTCCGGAATTAAAAGAGATGAAGATTTAACGGAAGATAGTTTGTGGAATCGAAAAACTCCTATTTATTTCATACCAAGTGTGGTTGTACTTGTGATGCTCTACATACCTATAGTAAAAGTAAAGTTTCCAATTCTAAATCCAAATTTTCTTGGTTTATTTTTTAATGTTAATTTAATCATTTACTTACTTTATGCTCCAGAAAAGGAAAATCATATCGATAGTAAGTTTTCTTTAAAACGAAGATTGATTTTTATCAGTTTAGTTGTATTTTTCTTTCAAGTATACACGCAACTTGATAAAGTAGGCTGGTTTAAAAGTTAATACGGTTGCTATTTAAGCTCACTGTTTTGAACCAACTCCTTGGCGTATCATATTTAGCTTTGCTTGGGCATAACGCCTTAGTTCAATCATATCGTTAGCATATCGTTTTAATAGATTGTCTTGTTCCATTCTGCTTTCCATTAGTTGGATTGTATCTCTGACATATTTTATGTCTTTTGCTTCTTTTAGCTTTCCGCTTTGAATTAATTTTTTAACAATATCGAATTCATATTTTCTGAAATGAACTCTAAGTAAAAACTCAGTAGAAAAGTTTTCTTTTGCCTTTACCCAATTTGAATCAATTTTCTCTTTTGGTGCCTGGTCTTTTAATTGGTCTATCGCTCGCTTAGTTGGGTCATTCTCTCTAAAGTTTGCACTATTTGCTAATTCCTCTGCAATTAATACTTCGTCTTTATATATTTCTTGGAGTTTATTTCTTCTCCATTGGTCAGTATATTCGTAACTTTGTGCAGTTAACATCCTTTGGAATTCTTCCAACATTACTGATAAGTTAATCGAACGACCTAAAGGAGTGTTGTTAAATTCTTTTATTTTTGGGAACAGTTCTCGAGTGATTTGAAACGCGGATTTCCGCTTGTAATTACTCGCTTCATAAAGTTTTTCCAATGACTCTTCTGAATGTTTCTTTAATTCATTTAGAATGAATGGTTCAGCAAATACGTAAGCATCCTCACCGTAAACAAACAAATTAGGGTCTGGTGATACAATTGATACTACAAATATATAGTGGCTATCTCGAAGTGAAGTTAAAAGTTTTCTTATATCTTCCTCGGTGCGAGCAAGTTGAGATGACCAAATTCTTAAATGAGTATCAGAAGTTGGGATTTTTTCTCGAGATTCTAAATTCTCTTTTCGAATCATGTCTGCAAGATCCAAACAAACTTTAATACTTCCTGCCATGTCTTAAAATTAAGTAAGGTAGATTTTTGGTAAAGAATTATTCGTAATTCAACTCATTTGAAATCTTCATTCTGTAAACAAAATAGAAAGGGATAATCGTTATTATCGTTGCATATAAAAGTATTAAGATCGGTAGATTTGCTACAAAGTGAACTGGGAAAGTAAATATCAAATCCCATCCAAATGCATTTTGGTTAATTCCGAATATGACAATAGGTGAGAGTATTAGGCTATTTAATATTCCAGACGTCATTCCAGCAATTAATAGAAATGTAGTCTGGTAAAATAATAAGAAAAATAATTGTAAGAAATTCATTCCAATGGCCTTTAAACCAGCTAGAATTCGAGATTTTTCTTTTACATAATAAAAAATTGATGTGGCTAAGGATAAAAGTGAAATAAGAATTGCCGTGAGTTTTAGCGAATCAAGCACAGAAAACACTCGATTCATTCCTGATAAATAGAGTTCTTTTAATTTTTCTTGGTCCAAATAAATGAGCTCGTTTTCGCTTGCAATTTGTTGAATTGTTTGTAATGCTTCGTTTTTCTTGGATAAATCTGAGAAACTTAATCGAATAGAGTTTAATTCTTGGATTGGAAATAATGATTTGTATAATGAATAATCCATAATAATAGTTCCTCTCTCGGAGAAAAAATTTTCTTTTTCATCTTGCACTTTTAAGTTTATCATACCTTTGTTGGGAGTGCTGATTTTTATTAG contains the following coding sequences:
- a CDS encoding FecR family protein: MKKLFIIILVTLTFSQCQKFSFGQKESKDETAGAVVTFLQGQVVLMKEGKETYASLGDVVKPGDRILSKLGKVDLQTYRGEIIRIKENSDVLFRDLAGDKQPNTDLYILAGNLLVKSVKLKANQNLSISSPTMVAGVRGTIFSFELEKGSVPKVKVYEGAVAVAFKTGPKLVELNDGLSKENYDQLVKTLEENEIVLESGETMEVNPSLNEMVYIINAKMAASSITKDELAGLTDLYKGISKVESPVTPKEKAEAETLVAIDNSLVQKQVENKAENQAVTQEIVENIEKEHESKRNEALTNITTEAEKMGLQNEEDIQNHYSVLETIHKSNGEVLSGAVVAQLGDIFIVHSTKGVFQLKVDDIEYVEYKNFKVLTKTKK
- a CDS encoding methyl-accepting chemotaxis protein, with amino-acid sequence MSIRQRVSLFIAGILFVGFTILTSFQIYRTITDLRLEIQENAKITSEKWSFQIQEHLNAMMGVIRGYRFALFYASPPRESMVSSLREILERNDNIFGIWLCYEPNAYEGRDAAFVLKPGHDKTGRFIPYLHHTPDGKINFEPLVDYDNPNGAGDFYLQVKKTNKAKVFGPYEYLAGGKKIQMISLVVPIYPKGKFLGAAGIDLDIGTLQEKIGDNRPFRGQGYISFISDNGTYVMYGQDKEKLGKKIQNPEHLKIYLEKLKLGEMFTIQHDGYTDYFTPFHIGKDPQFWALQVSIPDSILTEQVTKVIISSVAISLLILFVVLFFLNFVFKNLISNRLNKAIQFSSQIASGNLSTSADEINTDEIGSLLDSMNQMRNSLVSIIGDIKQTVEKLGNQSKQMASTSQNLSDISQTQASAAEESSAAVEELSASADNVGKSMEEAVLKMKEIDKSVLTLREEVQNINKEMEYLAKFASESREHAVVGETAMNDSTKAMEDIGEKAERISEVLDIITEISEKTNLLALNAAIEAARAGDAGRGFAVVAEEIGKLALQTGTSVKEIGDLVISTNSAVENGNQKVTEAAQVLNLLNNRVKEFETSAKRVLNSVLLQENNAKDIAQNSNLLTNLNLQIEEAVFEQKRATEEISKTIISISNGTQDVASGSDQLTIVSAEIASQASYLSTQVEKFKLK
- a CDS encoding HpcH/HpaI aldolase/citrate lyase family protein; its protein translation is MALTHPQSALFAGEKPFPIIPACEHFAGSEKLITKALELQNKLGGLFDITMDCEDGAQTGKEKEHAEMIVRIQNSELNKHKMSGVRIHDYTNEHWRGDIDIIVPGAGNVIAYITIPKPTKASQVKEQITYIQDACKKAGIKREIPIHVLIETHGALNDVFEIASLPWLQVLDFGLMDFISGHHGAIPASCMKSPGQFDHELLRRAKSTMVAAALMNGVIPAHNVTLDLKNTYQTYQDAKRAHDEFGFLRMWSIYPAQIQSILDAMAPNFAETQTACDILIKAQDADWGPIQHDGDLHDRATYRYFWELVQRAKLTGQKLPDEVEKRFFSK
- a CDS encoding globin domain-containing protein, with the protein product MDPNDIYTPPGGPPPTNPNVKHLFEKWGETNIRKLVSDFYDLIRTSEIRWMFKGDWDLAKEKQSDFLIQVLGGPSYYIEKWGPARMRMRHFVFPISEKERTTWFQCYDEALQKFDFDHDDKIDFLYFLDGFSGWMVNRKEPPWEKYTESDTQDKGNN
- a CDS encoding ornithine carbamoyltransferase; its protein translation is MSQVKHLISWQDWSDGEIQELLDFAVYVKKNRVYFSGHMSGRSLAMLFQKTSTRTRVSFEAGMTELGGHAIFLDWMASNFLLSDIDFEGRYLSSNVAIIMARLKKHEDLLVLKSGSTVPVINGCCNLFHPCQSLADILTIVMDSPNDWKKKNLCYIGVHNNVANSLVEITAALGIHLILVTPIASKESIVTDAIERAKKKGTVSWEMDVKKAVSNADYVYTDTWVDMEFFNDPKFQKEKEERIQMMMPYQVNAELMKHTKAKVMHDMPIHAGYEITREMVESDRSIIFTQAENRLDAQKAIILKLLENHN
- a CDS encoding LEPBI_I2431 family sigma-54 regulated protein, with amino-acid sequence MLNTRRTERIPSIEWDDLVLKLFSINEKPEFLVTKIGNISELGVSSWIQHEIGVKEKDQVTGVIESDLTRSRISFRGKIAWMKETENGIQFGIKFAEELILPNFIIARSMAESAA
- a CDS encoding cytochrome-c peroxidase, which gives rise to MLKQILTPFLMTAVLFSLVFCGPSEETKEIQGKAKQIIGALPEKMPGSENDSEKLISLGKKLYFEKKLSMNESQSCNSCHNIEGKSAGVDNLPTSPGAFGKNGDRNSPTVLNAGFHFVQFWDGRAADLKAQAKGPILNPVEMAMPSEKDVIKRINEDAEYPKLFAEAFPNDKDPVSYDNLAGAIAAFERTLVTPSRFDDFVKGDFKAISKAEQEGFKSFLAAGCTSCHSGNLLGGNSYRKVGLVNEYKTEDLGRFNVTKKPEDKFVFKVPSLRNITLTGPYFHDGKIATIEEAVQKMAYHQLGINLSEEETKKIVLFLGTLADKNRAN
- a CDS encoding TetR/AcrR family transcriptional regulator — translated: MEKKMLNRLPLRIRKKQNTEEMILLVAKQLFQKKGFSQVTVPEIADEADVSVKTIFNYFGAKEELAFRDEIQFCDQLILSLLSRKENQSVFDAFQEFIWSLIQSIDPDQIIESLPGFHPWMDDPALEQRYLQLWENYEKRITDALQLEFGFAEFDPTLRVIACQMVSVLRTLGSKDFKNYLKPIPMALRYRALEKWTLRSFELLSGIRDHFQKND
- the pyrE gene encoding orotate phosphoribosyltransferase, encoding MSHTYRDQLFSWMKSYVYRFSETPFRLASGLESQHYFNCKEVTLHPERLAIIADCFIDEIIPKLNVEFQAIGGLTLGADPIAYAISLAYGKRGKTIFPLVVRKESKGHGTGQQIEGFWKEVKSCLVVDDVITTGGSTLKAVKVLRDAGITVTNGICILDREEGGRENLEKENVSMASIFTKSEFFK